Genomic segment of Panicum virgatum strain AP13 chromosome 2K, P.virgatum_v5, whole genome shotgun sequence:
AAAATTACAAATTTAAATACCTGAGTACTGCGCCACCAGAGCAACGACGATCAATAGTATGCAGGATGTCCTCATCCTAGCCAGGTTTGTTTGGGGATGGTTGTGATTTGTCATTTGTGAACTACTGCGCCACAAAATCGTGAAGCTGATTCTTCCTGGTTGAGTGCCCCACCTGCTGAGGCGGCTGCCATAGGTTTTATACTTGAAACATGACCCCCACCATTGATGGAAATTAAAACATTAATTGCGTATACTACAGCTGCAAATGGGTTTTATGGAGATTTTGTATTGTAACCCAGGGTGGATATGTGTACAGCTCAACGCTAGTTATTTAGGTTTAATATGGAGCTATATTTTCTGGTGGATTATTGCTCCTTCAATACTCCATTAATTTCAGTAAATGCTTTCCAAATTTTAAGCATCATCTCAGTCTTCCTTATGTGTATAATATACTAGTTGAAATAGTAAtgtcaaataaaataaatacactGCATATCTCCTAAATAAAAAGGACTTATTTATCTAAGAGTTAATCATGTGTTTTATGTTCACAAAATGTGGAGTTCGAAACCTTTGCAACATCTCTTTATGGAGTGCCCATTCTCAGTACAACTTTGGGGTATTTTGCGGCTACAAATCACTCCAAATATGCAGCCCTTCTTCATGGAAGTTAGTGTGTCCTCATCGCATGGAGCGTATGGACAACCAGAAATAGAGCAACTTTCAACCATCAGAAGCCAACAATACAAATCTCCAAAGATATATTTAGCATGAATTTGCCATGGTTATACATTTGACTAAAAGAAATTAATATCTCCCACAAGTAGTAGAATGGCTAGATCACCTTGCGTAACCTCCATTTTCTTGCTTTATGGGTTTTCCTCTCCCATCGcctcaaagaaaaataaatataaataaagaaACCGGTGCATATTTACGGGTTTTCCCCTCCCATCGCCTCCATTTTCTTGCTTTACGAGTTAGTAGTCTTAACTTTTGGTGCATATTTTTCATTCCAATTGCTACTCTACTCCTGTAGAAGTTTGATACTTAATATGTACTACTAGAGATCTACTCGACTTCGAACAAGCTGTCATCCTAAAATTCATGGAAATTAGTAATCAACTTAATTTGACTAAGTAGTTACCTTCTTTTCACATAATTTACTACTTCAgcttccactagagttgctatCCAATACTGTACCAGCAagtcaaagaaacaaaaagataaactactGTTATTCTTCGGATGAATGTCTTCCTATATGAGCGGTTGAGCCCAGCCGTGCCATCTCGTCGATGGAACAAAAGGTTCCTTTCTCTCAAGCCAATCTGTTGTCCTAATCCCATTTTGTTCCTTTCTCTCAAGCCAATCTGTTGTCCTAATCCCTGTCGACGGGCAACGGAAAATCCCTCGTCTAGCAGCAACAGAACCGAGTAGCTGACTGGGTCTGCGAGCATGGACGGCGGCACAAGAGCACAGGTGTCATCATGGCCAAGAGGCCAAGCACAGTGCTGCTGCAAATGTATCATTTTCTGGAAGGGAGCGCTTGGGCTTAAGCTTAACTCGCTCAAACTTCTTCATCCGTCAAAGAGATAAAAAGAGCACGCTTTATATTGTTCATTCACAAGGTTCTGAATAAGTGATGCATGCAGAAAAACTAAGTAGGCTGAACATCAGCAAATCAGAAAAAGCTTTTCAATCAACGATTCCTGCAAACTGTGATAACAATTGCAGTCATGTTCCAGGTAAAAACGGTTGAACAACACCTAACTGATTATTATTCAAAAAATGATCAGCCAATTTACGTgtataacaaaaaaaatccaGGAAGCAACAATAGAGATCATTATATTTTGGCACCAAGAAAATGAAACAAGCAAGTGGTTCTCAGGGTAATACATTAATATAATGTAGCATGATTTCAACTCGACTACTGTGATCCAACAGTTGAAACTCATTCTATAAAAGAAATGAAAGTGGAGCAAGGTCTGGATATCATCATAATACAATACAAAGTGGTGAAGCAGCAGCACAAACACCACTCTCTGCTAAATACATCGAACGCAACTGCCACTGCTACCAAATCAGCCAATACAACCAAATACACCAATGGTAGTCTGAAACAGCTCAGACAACTAAATCTTCAAGCTATCTACTTAAGAAACATCTGAACCACCAGTGTAACTATGGAGAATGTtaaagctaaagccagcacttCTTTCATAGCCCTAGCAAAAGAATTGGGCCTTTGACGCAAGGGCTCCAGAAGTTTAATGTCAAAGCAACCATTAAGAGGCTAACTCAGATGCACATGCACTACGAATCCGCCATCTCATCCTGCAATTCATTTGGGGCGACAAGTCCGGGAATGGAAAGCATACGTTGGCGTTCCTTTTCCATCTGTAAAGCAGCCTCCTCAGCATATAGATCTTTGTTATCCTGGCACCACATAACAACCAGAAGAAAATCAGAAGAGGGATTACAATTTTACACTGAACACACTCAAATAATGTATCAGACATCATTAAAACTATGTTATACAAGGATCTTCTGCAATTGAAGTCCCTTCTGATATGTTGTGGCCTGATTGATGTAGACtagggtgttttttttttcttttttgctcaCTAACTAGAGGTGAGAGGCTATCCACTTAACAATTTCATAATACGGTCAAATATCTTCATCCCAGCAAGGCCAAAATGAAATAAATTTATTCCAGATGATATAGGCAATTTTGTGACATTACCAGAGCAGAAAACTCCTTCgattgaacaagaaaatctctTATATGGTTCTTGAAGTTTGGAAGGTCAGCTTTTGAACTAAAAAGTCCATCAACGAACTTAGCTACCTGCAGGAAATATGGATTTCAAACTCCTGCTGATTGAATTAAGAATGCATGTACACGAGAGATAAAAATACCTCTACAGGCGTCATGTTAGGAAATGATGAGCTGAGAAGTTTGATAGTGTAGTCACGGACAAACATTGCATTATTTGTGTATTGAGAAGGAACCATTGTGGCATCCCAGAGAGGCTCCGCTAGACCATCAACCTAATATGCCAGCAAAGATAGTAACCTAAAACGCACAATCATCAAAGAATAGGAAAGTGTATAAATGTATACATACCACATAGAACAAATGTTGTAGGACAGAAATGTGAAGCTTGAAACCAGGTTTGTGGAATGTATCTGTGAGCACCGCAAATATCTCTTGCTCAATATTTAAGAAGTATGTCTTGTAGAACTGATTTTGGAACCCCGAACCCTGCTAGGAAATGGCATTACTCAGATTAGCTTCAGTGTAATGACAAAGTGTTAATCAAGGATAGAACAAAAGTTGCACCTCAAAGTTCTTTAAAATTTCCAATAACAGGCATAGGCCAGTCTCAGCAATATTTCTCTCTGTATGTCGAAATGCCCAACTTATGGAATCCATTACAAGCTTCAGTTGCTGAAACAGACAAATGAATAATCAAGGAAATAGTCAACAAGTAATCTGCAAACACAATAAGAATATGTGCTGATGCTATTGTAATTTACAGAACTTCTGAAAAAGGAAATATCAAGTTCCTACTTACCTGACTTGAGAGATGAATAAAAGCTTGGAAACAATGTGTACCAATAGCACGAAGTAAGGAGAAGAATTTAAGACGATGTTCAGGATAGTCTTCAAAGTTTTTGGTGATCATCTGATATGGAAAAGAAATATATCTTGTTATCAATCAGAATTATCATTTATCAGTAAATGAAACATGTTAGTATTGACTATATACCTCAAGAGTACACTGGAAGACAGCCTCAAAGATGTGCGGTACTTCCTCGAGCATCTCACCTTTGTACCTACATAGAAAAGGAAGTATTTACTTAATAACAAGAAGCCTTTAGTCCCGAGCTAAGGATAGGGTAGAACCAATGacaattttttcaaataaaaatccAGCAGAAAATAAATCTAAAGTTAACGAACAAATCACAAACCAAAATGGATGAACAGAGAACAATAGGCTTACTTGTTTATAATTGTCGCAAATAAGGACAAAACTTCAGATTCTCTTGCATCAGGTACATTTCTAGCATAATCACCTAGAACAGGATCCATCATTGGAGGAACAAACTGTTTCCCTAGGTGTGGTAAGTCTTCAGCCTTGTCCAGAAAAGTCTCGATCAATTTTAATGTCTCCCTCTTTACCGATCTATTTATTACAAAttatttagcaaaaattacacAAAATGAAGAGATGCAGAGATTAATCATGCACACCTCAGAAGTTTTACAAATGATGTCTTCGAAGCAAAAGGTCCTCCTTCACAAATAGTGTTCGACACCAGCTCGCTGTACATTCTGATGTACAGGCAAAGATATTAGTAGCTGAGACATTATCTCTATAGTTCATTACCAGGTGATAGACATGACATGAAGAAAGCAAAACTACCAGAGAAACCAAATTTAGGAAGAGAGCTCTGGAATAAGCATACATGGACCAATTTCAATTTAAGAAAATAAAGGCATAACAATAAATTTGGAAACTGCAAGTAAAATACCTATACACTGTCAGCATGTCCAGGAAGATTACTGAAATTTGTGGGAAAAAATATGGTCCAAGTGAGCATGCAACACTTGTGTTTGTCTGCAAGCACCAAAAACCATATCCGATAAgaacaagagaaaaaaaaggtgaaATAGAGCACTGCTAAACAGAAAGTTGCCTGAGCAAATTTAAATGGACAGAATGTGCTTCTAATAAAGTGGTCAACACAATTATCTAAAATATAATATATGAAGGAAGTATTACAAGATTGGAGAAAATGAAGGAAGCCAATAGGGTGAGTAGCAATATGGCACTAAAGTATGCTTCTGATAAAATGATTTATGGAAGGATATTCTAAGACTGaagcaaaaataattacaaattgAGCATGAAGCTTAATGGGAACTGTCTCAGTATCAGGCGCCAGGCATTAGGTGGCAACAGGATGACACTGATTACAACATTAGATAAGCAATAGAAACTTAAGAGTAAAAATAGTCTCTTAGGACTTAGAATCTTCAGAAGTCAATTTTATTACCTGTAAGATGTTTAGAACAGATCTGATAACATCTTGGTTTTTCAGTATATCAGAGCTTCGGCCTGCCTCCGCAATTATTTCAGCCCATTTCTGCAAAGATTAGAATAAAACAATGTTACAACCTACAACTAGAATACTAGGCAAGAATCGTAGCAAAATTAGACGGCAAAAGATAAAATTGTGGAACCTGATTGGGAAGGCTCATCAATCTGTTGAGATACTCCTCCCTCTTTGTATTGACAGATTCAGCCTGAATCATCTGACCAACCTGAAACAATAACAAAAATATAAGATATATCCTTCGTTAACCCACAGCAAAACTGTTAACTTTAACAGCATACCGATTCATAGAATGTGTGGATCTGATGAGACTCAAGATCCGCTATTGTGGTAGGAAGGTTGGACAGCAGCACAGAAACAAATGGTTCGTTTTCACCCACCTATACAACCATGAGTAAATGTGAAATTAGATGTTAACAGCCGCACATTACCAAGAAATAAACATCAGAACATGCTCATGCATTCCATACTTCAAGAGAGTTGTTAGTTGGGTTGTTGGCTGGTTTTGTTAGGCTCGGCAGTATATAAGCCATAGCAGATTAGGAGATGGGTATGCAAAGATTGAGCTAAGAGCCTAAGAGTCCTTTCTCAAGGAGGCGGGAACTCGCTCAACCTTGTTATCTCTAATTCTCCATTAAATAAAGCCTGAGTTCCCTGCCCCAACAGTGTTGGTGCGAGTGGCTGGGTGTGTGCGTGTGGTGGGTATGCTTTGTAGGGGCTCATGCCTCCCTTCTTTTCACCATCTTAATATAAAGATaagcagctctcctgcgtgttcgagagaAAAAAACCTGTGCTTCAAAATGGGTATGCATGATCTGAAGATGTACATGTTATGAATTTTTCAATGAATTTGGACAATAGGGGACATTTAGGGGGACTTGGGCCCTAATGATGAGATTAATGTGCAAGGAATTCATGACATTAGTAAGAGGCACATCACAAAAGCAGGACAACATTATTTACTGTACTACAACGACAAGCTACGTATCTACTGAATGGTCAAAAGTTCGTAATGTCCACTCATTAGCTGACAACTTCACCTTTTTAATGGTTCCTGGCCCTTTAAAAGGTCACAGGTCATTCTAATTTTTTCAATGTCAGGATGGTATAAAGTATATATTGAGTTTAATTGCAACCACTTCAAGTTATGAAGCTTTTTCCAAAATAACCTGACTTGAATAGGCATGATTTTAAGAGAGCTATATAAAGCTAGACTATTCAACAATAACAAACTTACCTGAAGTGTCACAAACTTGCGCTTGCACTTCTGAACTATTTTCAGGAAAGTGTCACATGCCATATCCTGCAAGCAAAACATGCTTTAGGTTCTATATTGATACAACAGTGCCAGATATATGGCAGAATAGTAACATAAACTAACAAACATCCTTGCTACCAGATACACAGCAGTGACTAAAGATTAGCTGACCTACTCGCTAAAACTAGGGGAGGTAATCATCGTGAATATAACATTAACACAAAAAGCTGCAGAACCAACTGAATAGCAGATAAATGCATTTTTCTCTAACAAATAAACAAACAGAAATTCTAACCTGAACTCCAGGATGCATCTCATGCATGAACTCAAATAATTTGTTGACCACTGTTTTTAAAAACTTCCAGTGTGCCCTTAAAAACCTTGGGTATTGTCCCACAACATACCTATTCATGAAAGGAAGAATAGCAGCATACTGATAATTCTGAATCCCAATGAATAAAGGCAtgacaaaataaaatgaaagcAATACTTACATAATATTACTAGCAATCACAGCTTTGTTATCTTTCCCTTTTGTAATCTCACAAAGGTTTAACAAATCACGAATAACCAAAACCAAAAACCTGTTTTCCTGTAGAAGATTCAACAGAGAGATATTCAGAGATTTTGTACATGAGCTGACCCTAAAATTACATTACAGTATGAACAACATTATATTATAGATGTGAGAAAGTGGCAGATCCAAGAAGCTAGAAACATTGGTGTACAACAATGCGTTGACTTTCCAAGGTGGTAGACCTCAAATCAGGGTCTGATTAATTGCACAAGGGAACAAGAGAAGATTACATAGTTGTCAGTTGGAACAAAACTTAAGTGTTTTCTGGCTGTTGATGCAAACTTGGTCAATCCAACATGTTAAAGACTCAGTTATTTTAAAGAACAGTCTATGTTGCTTTAAACGGATCTAGTCTATAAAAGTGTGATAGATTCGAGGAATTAGtaactccgcctatgctgactggaagactctctctcctgagtcgtctcagcatagccggtcccaagcctggataaaggaggagggttgcgttaggttttggcaaaccagcataaaaatagccactctaatggatttgaaacccacaagaaactcgttggggcgtaaccctcttagcgacgcgctacatcggaacccgggtgtggtgataaatgggcaagggccgggtcgccatccccccagggcgcgtcgtatcatgacctgggtacgatgataagtgagcaagggtcgggttgTCACCTGAATgacgcgctacatctacgcccgggtgtagtgaaaaatgagcaagggtcttcgcactttcctcgacgggtgcgaagggtaaggaagctagccgagccaattagaattcgtataggtagctggaacgtagggtccctaacgggtaagttgcgagagctagttgatgtagcaattaggaggcgtgtaaatattctatgcgttcaggagactaaatggaagggccagaaggcgaaagaggttgaggatactggcttcaagctttggtacacgggagcaactccgggtaggaatggtgtaggcatcttgattgataggagccttaaggatggagtcgtagaggttagaaggcaaggcgaccggattatcctaatccagttggtagttggagattcggttttgaatgtgatcagtgcctatgcccctcagataggccttagtgagagcaccaagatgcagttctgggaagatctagataacATGGTTattaccgtgcctaccagcgagaaactcttcataggaggagatctcaacggccatgtgggtgcgactaatgtagggttcgagcgagtgcacgggggttttgggtacggtagcaggagtcaagagggggaggatgtgttgaacttcgcgttagcctacgacttgttgatagtgaataccgtgtttaagaagagggaatcccatcttgtgacgtttcgtagtggacaacactcgagccagattgactttatccttgctagaagggaggatagacgtgattgcttagattgcgagaacacaagcttgtggtggcggactttcgtcttcgggtacgcgtccaccgggacaaacgtgccaagattgcgagaacaaagtggtggaagcttagaggggaagcgacacaagcgtttaaggaaacgatgctaggtgaggggccttgggaagaaggagaagacgcagatgacatgtggctaaagatgacaacatgtgttcggaaggtggactcagaggtgtttggcgtgagtagggaaGACAAACAGGAGgagaaagacacctggtggtggaatgacgaggtgcaaagggctattaaggagaagaaggagtgtttcaagtgcctccaccttgacaaaagtgcagccaacatcgagagctataaattagcgaagagggttgcaaagcgagctgtgaatgtagcaaagggtaaggcgtatgatgatcTGTATCAgtggctaggcacgaaagaaggggagaaggacatttataggatggctaggatccgcgagcggaagacaaaggacatcaaccaaatcaaatgcattaaggatgggacagatcgactgctagtgaaggatgaggagatcatggatagatggagagagtacttcgacaagttgtttaatggggagagtgagggccctacccttgagttagatgactcttttaacgataccaacagacgttttgtgaggagaattcaggaggtagagatcggggaggctttgaagaggatgaagggaggtaaatcaatgggccctgatggtatccccattgaggtgtggagatgcctaggagatagagcaatagtatggttaactaagctttttaatctcttttttcggtcaaacaagatgccggaagaatggaggagaagtatattagtacctatcttcaaaaacaagggtgatgttcaaagttgtactaactaccgtgggattaagctgatgagccatacgataaagctttgggagagggttatcgagcatcgcctaagaagattgacaagtgtgacccaaaaccaatttgggtttatgcctggaaggtcaaccatggaggcgattttcttaatacgacaattgatggaaagatatagggaacagaagaaggacttgcacatggtcttcattgaccttgagaaggcatatgacaaagtaccgagaaatgtcatgtggtgggccttgaagaagcacaaagtcccaactaagtacattaccctcattaagaatatgtacaaggatgcgacgacgtttgtccggacatgtgatggcaacaccactgactttcctattaacataggcctacaccaggggtcagcattgagcccttatttatttgctttagtgatggatgaggtcacaagggatatacaaggtgagatcccttagtgtatgctctttgctgatgatgtggtgctagttgacgagagtagggcaggggttaataggaagttagagctgtggagacgcacgttagagtcgaaagggttcagacttagtaggaccaagaccaagtacatgatgtgcgatttcagcgcgactaggcatgaggggggagacgttagtctagatggacaagtggtggtccagaaggatacttttcggtatttaggatcggtgctacaaaaggatggcgacattgatgaagatgttaggcatagaatttcagctggctggttgaaatggcggcaagcttctggcatcctttgtgacaagagggtgccacaaaagctaaaaggcaaattctataggacagcaattcgtccggcgatgctatacggtgctgaatgttggcctacaaaaaagcgacatgtccagcaactgagtgtagcagagatgcggatgttgcggtggttttgcgggcacacaaggagggatagagtccggaacgaagttattcgggatagagtcggagtggcaccaattgaggagaaacttacccagcatcggctgatatggtttggacatgtccaacgaaggcctcctgaggcgccggtgcgtaatggggttcttgagcgggtcgataatgtaaagaggggtagaggtagacctaaactgacgtgagatgagtcggttaagagagaccttaaggattggaatctctaaagagatagctttggataggagcgcttggagactagctatcaatgtgcctgaaccttgaacttatttctttcggatttcatctctagcctaccccaacttgtttgggaaaaaaggctatgctgttgttgttgttgtagattCGAGGAATTAGTACTAGACCCCTACAGTCAAGTTATCCCACCACTTGTTTGACTAGACGAGTGGGAATATGGATGAGTAGATGTATGAGCACGGATGACATACTATACCAATACAAAAATGAGTTACAAGGTCATGCTACAAAAATCATGCATATCCTCAATGCCTCAGGATGGACCAACCGATTCTTATATATGTAGAGGAGAGCTCAATGTGCAAGTAAGGTAGAGAGATTGGGAACTTAGCTGCAACCTAACAATTGAGCTCATTGTGTTTGGGGTTTCTAAAGTACTGTATTTGGGTCATTGGGTGTTACTGAGGAAGAAACAGCAATGGAAAGGTCTACAAATGATGAGTACAGTCAACGAACCTGTTCCTCCACCATAGAACCGGAAATAGATCCAATAGCCCAACATAGAGTATTTAAGTTATTCCAGCTCCAGTCTTCTCCATTCAGTTGCTTACTCAATTTCTTCAACATCTgtagtcaaacaaatgaagaatTATATCaatttaaaaaaacattttGAAATCTATCAAAACTTTCTTAATGTTCTAAGAAGATAAGAATGGCTTCTACATCACCAAATAATAACTATCATCTCTACAGCCTTTTTCTGTCTCCAATGTCCCAATCGGAAAGCAGGATGAAAAACACCAGAGTAGAAAATAAAAGGCACCGGAATAGGATATAAATCTAGGTGAAAACAATGAAAAGTTGAAGGGGATAGTGTCTGAAGTGAAAGGGCACAGGATACACTGTTGCAATCATATGCAAGCAAGAGAGAAAATTAGGTCAAAATTGTTTTTTAGGTTCCTCTGTAACTCTGAAATCAAAGGAAAAGCAATATATCCTATGAATTTGTTTGATTGTTCCAATGTTCAAAACGCCCAAAAAGTGCTCATAGATTTGCCTGTCCATTTTTTCCGAGAATCATTTGTTCCAAACAGGTTCCAATTGTTTCTCTTGTTTGTGTCATTTTACCCTATACCTAAGTACCTAACCCAATATCAATATCAAATGGAAACAGCATAGTCAGGGGCGAAGCCACATTCACTTTCCCTGGTGCACATGCACCTTGGTGAAAAAATAAATTCCTAGTAGTTGACTCAATTTTTACCATGTAAATTATATCAATTTTGTTCTATGCAATAGAGAGTGCACCAGGATCATTTCAAtcctagctccgcccctgagCATAGTGAGCAGAGTTTATAAGCATCCTGAAAAGGTTGAATTAGGATTCACGGAATCAAAAGATCAACCCTTTGGTAAGACATACCTGCTGCTCTGTATCTACATGATCAAGATGTGACAAGTATATCAGTGTTTCCCTCATGATCTAGAATAAAACAGCAGATGACAATAATAGGAAGTTAATAAAAGGTCCCTATGATATCCTGCATGAACTGCCATTATACTTTTACTAACCTTATATTGAACAAGAACATCATTATCTTTCAATGTTTCTCGTACAATATTCCCGTTCTCATCTTCAACAATCAAAACCTCCTCTGGCTTCGCCATCCGACAGATCATTAATGTTCGTAACTTTGAAAGTGGACCTGAATAAAGTTTCCTCCTCTGTCGAACAGCTATCAGAGTACCAAAATCACTTCCAGGAATCCCATGAGCTTGACATTTCTTCAAGTGGTAAACGATTATTAGTAATGAAGTAAACAGAATTTAATGACAAGAATGAACAGTAACACACCAACCATGCAAAGAGGCTAGTTGTATCAAAgcaatttattagaaaaaatggATAACATATCATTTACAAAAGATCAGACCTGATCATAATCAAAAGTTTCAGAACCTCTGGAATATTTCTATAATAGCATCAAGACTGGCGAACTAATTCACCAGTTTAAACAATTTTAACAGTAGTTAGGCATGTACATGACACGGAAAGGTAAAGTTAGTGATGCAATTGATGGACAGGCACAGGAAGCTCTAATCATCCTAGGGGCCTGGTCAATCTGGAGGCATCGTAACAGATGTGTTTTAGATGGTACTGTTCCAAGAGTCCTAGTGCCTTGTTGCTGGCCAGTGAGGAACTACAGTGGTGGGGTGTGGCCAGGGCTCGGGGTCTTTCCTTCCTGACTGTCCGTGTGCCAAGAGGTGGTTAATGCTTAGGTCGAGTTCATTTTCTCAAATAAATCAGGGGTGTGAATGTAATTTAAGAAACCATTGGCGTGTAACTTGTGCTGGGTGTGTTTGTAAGAGTTTCTACCCATTTGTCTTCTTATACAAAGATACACATCTCTATTGCGCGCGGGGGCAACAATATACCACTTTACATTAACAATTACTTCGCTCATTTCACTGCGTAACTATTTTCTCAGGAGTACACATTCCATAATGTATGGAATCAGGTGTTTTTTATTGCATTTTCCCTCATTTGACCCTGACTTTTAACTGAACAAATTTAGTTACGCGACACTTCATTTGACAAGGATAGACATGTTATTTCTGTTCCAGTTTTGTACCTAAATTGTTTCTACATGGTAGGATTATTCTGAAAAAGGAGGTTTTAATGGGCAAAATGTCAAATTAGCAATGACATACATATCAATGATGGCCCCAAACTAAATGTTTATATAGCAGCGCAGTGTTAGTGtcgtgtatgtgtatgtgccaCATCTTCGAAATGTCAAAACATTAATAGCTAGCATAAAAGTTACAATGAGAGGAAAATGAAAGTATGAAACACAATGCATTAACAGCTTgggaaatttcaaatttatctaGTTCTGACATCTCTCACTAGGTGctattaaaattttaaaaaaaatgatcaaATCATATTATCAGGATCTAATCACACCGGAAAGCAAGAAGCAGGATTAAAATTAGAAGAACCTGAAGTCCCATCAATCGCTCCACTTGGTTGTAAGTTTCAAATAGTTCTAAAACAAACAGATTCCAATAGTCCAAGCAGACCTGTTTAACAAACAACCAACATCATGAGATGACCTTTAGACAATACTTTATACATCCCAGAATTTGGCCAAGCTTCATACCTTAAACATCTCTGTGTCTTCAACAAATGAAATTTCAATTAGGTAGTCAAGGCCCAGAAGCAATGCAGCTCTATTTTCAGGAGTTGATTCCAGTATACGAATGTGATTCTACATTTATCACAATGAAAGAAAAGTAATATAATTGAGACTGGAATGGCTTATAGTACAATAAGAAACAACAATTTTTATTTTCCTTGGTTATAAATTAAGCA
This window contains:
- the LOC120669261 gene encoding protein EXPORTIN 1A-like isoform X1; amino-acid sequence: MAAEKLRDLSRPIDVPLLDATVAAFYGTGSSDERHAADQILRELQNNPDMWLQVVHILQNSQNLNTKFFALQVLENVIKYKWNVLPVEQRDGIKNYISDVIVQLSGNEVSFRQEKLYVNKLNINLVQVLKREWPARWTTFIPDLIAAATSNPTICENCMAILKLLSEEIFDFSRGEMTQQKIKELKSSLNSEFRLIHELCLNVLSQSQQPELVCATLATLHAFLSWIPIGFIFESPLLETLLKFFPIAAYRNLTLQCLSEVAALHFGDFYNTQYVQMYTVFMLQLQAMLPSGTISDGYGNVSNEEQAFIQNLALFLTSFFKNHIRILESTPENRAALLLGLDYLIEISFVEDTEMFKVCLDYWNLFVLELFETYNQVERLMGLQKCQAHGIPGSDFGTLIAVRQRRKLYSGPLSKLRTLMICRMAKPEEVLIVEDENGNIVRETLKDNDVLVQYKIMRETLIYLSHLDHVDTEQQMLKKLSKQLNGEDWSWNNLNTLCWAIGSISGSMVEEQENRFLVLVIRDLLNLCEITKGKDNKAVIASNIMYVVGQYPRFLRAHWKFLKTVVNKLFEFMHEMHPGVQDMACDTFLKIVQKCKRKFVTLQVGENEPFVSVLLSNLPTTIADLESHQIHTFYESVGQMIQAESVNTKREEYLNRLMSLPNQKWAEIIAEAGRSSDILKNQDVIRSVLNILQTNTSVACSLGPYFFPQISVIFLDMLTVYRMYSELVSNTICEGGPFASKTSFVKLLRSVKRETLKLIETFLDKAEDLPHLGKQFVPPMMDPVLGDYARNVPDARESEVLSLFATIINKYKGEMLEEVPHIFEAVFQCTLEMITKNFEDYPEHRLKFFSLLRAIGTHCFQAFIHLSSQQLKLVMDSISWAFRHTERNIAETGLCLLLEILKNFEGSGFQNQFYKTYFLNIEQEIFAVLTDTFHKPGFKLHISVLQHLFYVVDGLAEPLWDATMVPSQYTNNAMFVRDYTIKLLSSSFPNMTPVEVAKFVDGLFSSKADLPNFKNHIRDFLVQSKEFSALDNKDLYAEEAALQMEKERQRMLSIPGLVAPNELQDEMADS
- the LOC120669261 gene encoding protein EXPORTIN 1A-like isoform X3, coding for MEAMKQWIRWMDVVDKSQQPELVCATLATLHAFLSWIPIGFIFESPLLETLLKFFPIAAYRNLTLQCLSEVAALHFGDFYNTQYVQMYTVFMLQLQAMLPSGTISDGYGNVSNEEQAFIQNLALFLTSFFKNHIRILESTPENRAALLLGLDYLIEISFVEDTEMFKVCLDYWNLFVLELFETYNQVERLMGLQKCQAHGIPGSDFGTLIAVRQRRKLYSGPLSKLRTLMICRMAKPEEVLIVEDENGNIVRETLKDNDVLVQYKIMRETLIYLSHLDHVDTEQQMLKKLSKQLNGEDWSWNNLNTLCWAIGSISGSMVEEQENRFLVLVIRDLLNLCEITKGKDNKAVIASNIMYVVGQYPRFLRAHWKFLKTVVNKLFEFMHEMHPGVQDMACDTFLKIVQKCKRKFVTLQVGENEPFVSVLLSNLPTTIADLESHQIHTFYESVGQMIQAESVNTKREEYLNRLMSLPNQKWAEIIAEAGRSSDILKNQDVIRSVLNILQTNTSVACSLGPYFFPQISVIFLDMLTVYRMYSELVSNTICEGGPFASKTSFVKLLRSVKRETLKLIETFLDKAEDLPHLGKQFVPPMMDPVLGDYARNVPDARESEVLSLFATIINKYKGEMLEEVPHIFEAVFQCTLEMITKNFEDYPEHRLKFFSLLRAIGTHCFQAFIHLSSQQLKLVMDSISWAFRHTERNIAETGLCLLLEILKNFEGSGFQNQFYKTYFLNIEQEIFAVLTDTFHKPGFKLHISVLQHLFYVVDGLAEPLWDATMVPSQYTNNAMFVRDYTIKLLSSSFPNMTPVEVAKFVDGLFSSKADLPNFKNHIRDFLVQSKEFSALDNKDLYAEEAALQMEKERQRMLSIPGLVAPNELQDEMADS